The DNA region AGGTGCGGTAAGAGCGCACCAGCAGTATCGAGAGGTGCTGGCTCGGTAAACCCCGGTTGGGAGCAAGGTCGGAGGGACTAGGGTTGGTCTTTTTCCCGTCCCGTTTTTGGCGAACCGCTTGAGGTGTCTGGTAACAGGCATCCTAGATAGATAATCTCCCTCTACACGATAGAGAACAGAACCCGGCTTATGTCCGACTCTCTTTCTTTTTTTATGTAGTTCTATTCCTGTCCTCTTGTCAGTTTTAATTCCCAATTTCAGTGCATGATAGCTTATGGCGTTTCTCGATTATCTCAATCGACCGGAATATGTTTTAAGACCGATTCAAATTTACCGACGTTTGATGCGTCCCGTTGGTCAAGAGGTTCGAGAATTTCAACAAGTTTTACTTCCTTGGGGGGTCAGCATGAGAATTTGTCCCTATCCAGAGGAGGTTATCGAGCGCTCGCTGTGGATTATGGGAATTTACGATCTTTGCCTGTCAGAAGCGCTGTGGCGATTAATCGATCCCCAGGACGTTGTTCTCGATATTGGGGCTAATATTGGCTATATGACCAGTATCATGGCACATCGAACGGGAGAGGGGGGAAAGGTAATTGGTTTTGAGCCGAATCCAGAGGTTTATGAGGAGTTGCGTCAAAATTTAGCGCAGTGGGAAGAGGAGAAAGGGTGGAATTGGATTGAACTGCGCGCGATCGCGCTCTCGAATAAAATTGGAGTCGGAACTCTGGGAATTCCCTCGCAAAATCGGGGAATGGCAGCAATCCTCGAAACGGAAACCGTACCAGGACAACAGACTTATACCGTCACAACGCAAACCCTCGATTCATTCTGGAAAAGTTCTGATACGATTGGCGTACTAAAAATCGATGTAGAAGGTCACGAATTGAAAGTGTTTGAGGGCGCAACTCAACTTCTTCGACAGCAAAAAATCAGAGATATTTTGTTTGAGGAACATCAATATTATCCCAGTCCGGCAACGGATTTTCTCGAACGGTACGGA from Lusitaniella coriacea LEGE 07157 includes:
- a CDS encoding FkbM family methyltransferase — protein: MAFLDYLNRPEYVLRPIQIYRRLMRPVGQEVREFQQVLLPWGVSMRICPYPEEVIERSLWIMGIYDLCLSEALWRLIDPQDVVLDIGANIGYMTSIMAHRTGEGGKVIGFEPNPEVYEELRQNLAQWEEEKGWNWIELRAIALSNKIGVGTLGIPSQNRGMAAILETETVPGQQTYTVTTQTLDSFWKSSDTIGVLKIDVEGHELKVFEGATQLLRQQKIRDILFEEHQYYPSPATDFLERYGYTIFRVWKGFWKPVLYPATYNAVHRWEPPNYLATIDPERAKERFKARGWQVLR